From Vibrio artabrorum, a single genomic window includes:
- the pyrF gene encoding orotidine-5'-phosphate decarboxylase has product MNDPKIIVALDYDNQADALAFVDRIDPASCRLKVGKEMFTLFGPEFVRELHKRGFSVFLDLKFHDIPNTCSKAVRAAAELGVWMVNVHASGGERMMTASREILEPYGKERPLLIGVTVLTSMEQSDLSGIGLDLEPQQQVMRLASLTKNSGLDGVVCSAQEASLLKGALGQEFKLVTPGIRPVGADVGDQKRIMTPSKAIESGSDYLVIGRPITQAIDPAAVLAEINGTLA; this is encoded by the coding sequence ATGAACGACCCAAAAATCATTGTGGCCTTGGATTATGATAACCAAGCGGATGCGTTAGCCTTTGTCGATCGTATTGACCCGGCATCTTGCCGCTTAAAAGTAGGCAAAGAGATGTTTACTTTGTTTGGCCCTGAATTTGTTCGTGAATTACACAAACGTGGTTTCTCTGTATTTTTGGACCTTAAGTTCCACGATATCCCGAACACATGTTCAAAAGCTGTTCGTGCAGCTGCTGAACTGGGTGTTTGGATGGTGAATGTTCACGCTAGTGGCGGTGAGCGCATGATGACGGCTTCTCGCGAAATCTTAGAACCTTATGGCAAAGAGCGTCCACTGTTAATCGGTGTAACGGTACTAACCAGTATGGAGCAATCTGATTTATCGGGTATCGGTCTGGATCTTGAACCACAACAACAGGTGATGCGCTTAGCTTCTCTAACGAAAAACTCAGGTTTAGACGGTGTTGTATGTTCTGCACAAGAGGCTTCTTTGCTTAAAGGTGCACTTGGTCAGGAGTTCAAGCTTGTGACTCCAGGTATTCGTCCTGTTGGCGCGGATGTTGGTGACCAGAAGCGTATCATGACGCCTTCTAAAGCGATTGAATCAGGTTCAGACTACCTTGTTATTGGCCGTCCTATTACGCAAGCGATAGACCCTGCTGCTGTACTTGCAGAGATCAACGGTACGTTAGCTTAA
- the miaE gene encoding tRNA isopentenyl-2-thiomethyl-A-37 hydroxylase MiaE — MIKSRIINKLAPPMYQELLAPIHSFLKAETPDSWIDKAKKPENLHIILRDHMLCELKAAQSALFLIRKYAVDKESAKQLNEWILPYEQFAYRRIGDLESLRGKSNVSKQITAKEGCNYGADLIDKMVLLIKEELHHFYQVMELMVKKGVAYQPIEAGRYAKGLIKQVKTYEPDALVDKLIIGAFIEARSCERFAKLAPFLEEDMEKFYVSLLRSEARHYQDYLELAEQIAGKDISERIAHFAQVEADLITSSDSDFKFHSGAPV; from the coding sequence GTGATAAAATCCCGCATTATCAACAAACTTGCCCCGCCCATGTATCAAGAATTATTAGCACCAATACACTCTTTTCTTAAAGCTGAAACACCAGATTCATGGATAGACAAAGCTAAGAAACCTGAAAACCTTCACATCATTCTACGTGATCACATGCTTTGCGAGCTGAAAGCTGCACAAAGTGCTTTATTCCTAATCCGTAAATATGCCGTTGATAAAGAAAGTGCGAAACAACTGAATGAGTGGATTTTACCCTACGAGCAATTTGCATATCGTCGTATCGGCGACTTAGAGTCACTGCGTGGTAAAAGTAACGTATCGAAGCAAATTACAGCAAAAGAAGGCTGTAATTACGGTGCAGACCTGATTGATAAAATGGTGCTACTCATTAAAGAAGAGTTGCATCACTTTTATCAAGTCATGGAATTAATGGTAAAGAAAGGTGTGGCTTACCAACCAATCGAGGCGGGTCGTTACGCTAAAGGCTTGATCAAGCAAGTTAAGACTTACGAACCCGATGCTCTGGTTGATAAACTTATCATCGGCGCGTTTATTGAAGCTCGCTCTTGTGAACGATTCGCTAAACTGGCTCCTTTTTTGGAAGAAGACATGGAGAAATTTTACGTGTCTCTACTTCGCTCAGAAGCCCGTCACTATCAAGATTACCTTGAGCTAGCTGAACAGATCGCAGGCAAAGATATTTCAGAGCGTATTGCTCACTTTGCGCAGGTAGAAGCCGATCTCATCACTTCAAGCGACAGCGACTTCAAATTCCATAGTGGTGCTCCGGTTTAA